A stretch of Apostichopus japonicus isolate 1M-3 chromosome 9, ASM3797524v1, whole genome shotgun sequence DNA encodes these proteins:
- the LOC139974170 gene encoding techylectin-5A-like isoform X3 yields MKPFTIIAAMVCGIYLLLEWTEGRKVCYYTTTIDETGATKWTRDKGDCDVIKFGGVKTTATPFTGKTVQESEEPTNAFTTEPQGTTLGSSIYTCPPNMIYGNCTCEATCEDPRGESACNSTCLGSTGCTCKAGLMLNGSDCISASRCSCFVTEANLVISNGKTYVNDDCTQKCSCSNNRLICEDDYSCSNNAVCDVQNEVRQCYCNEGYEGDGETCVSLPYRDCQDVYDDGHRQDGVYKIMPNGWPGLLFDVSCKMENDGGWTVFQRRTDGSTSFYQNWAAYKDGFGDSRNLWLGNEKLHYLTNQRNYTLRFDITTSSGSAKYAEYTEFQVESESNKYRMNKLGNHSGNTGGDLYRNRGNQFSTHDRDNDACGNFNCAEKHRSGWWHSNDWCSYCESYSYCDYFQYSSSCNSRCTSVNLNGVYNGGNGEMIYSYGLAYCNVQSVEMKIRPTY; encoded by the exons ATGAAGCCATTCACAATAATTGCTGCCATGGTTTGCGGAATTTATTTACTGCTCGAATGGACCGAGG GAAGAAAGGTTTGCTATTATACAACAACAATTGACGAGACTGGCGCTACAAAGTGGACCAGAGACAAAGGAgattgtgatgtcatcaaattTGGGGGTGTTAAGACTACCGCAACACCATTCACAG GTAAGACAGTGCAAGAATCAGAGGAACCAACTAATGCATTCACTACCGAACCACAAGGCACGACTCTAG GTTCTTCGATATATACGTGTCCTCCGAACATGATCTATGGAAACTGCACTTGTGAAGCAACGTGTGAAGATCCCAGAGGAGAGTCTGCTTGTAACAGTACCTGTTTAGGTAGCACGGGTTGTACCTGCAAAGCTGGATTAATGCTGAATGGAAGTGACTGTATCAGTGCGAGTAGATGCAGCTGTTTCGTTACAGAGGCCAACTTGGTTATATCG aaTGGTAAAACATACGTTAACGATGACTGCACCCAGAAGTGTTCCTGTAGCAATAACCGACTGATCTGTGAAGATGACTACAGCTGTAGTAATAATGCTGTGTGTgatgtccagaatgaagtacgacagtgttattgtaatgaGGGATACGAAGGTGACGGTGAAACTTGTGTATCCTTGCCGTATAGAGACTGTCAGGATGTTTATGACGATGGACATAGGCAAGATGGCGTTTATAAAATCATGCCTAATGGATGGCCTGGTTTACTATTCGACGTATCTTGTAAAATGGAAAACGATGGAGGATGGACC GTGTTTCAACGTCGTACCGATGGCTCTACGagtttttatcaaaactggGCTGCGTACAAAGACGGGTTTGGTGACAGCAGGAACTTATGGCTAGGAAATGAAAAGCTTCATTACTTGACGAACCAGAGAAACTACACGCTTCGCTTTGACATCACTACTTCTAGTGGATCGGCTAAATATGCTGAGTATACAGAATTTCAAGTCGAGTCTGAAAGCAACAAGTACAGAATGAATAAACTGGGCAATCACAGTGGAAATACAG GTGGTGATCTCTATCGTAACAGAGGAAACCAATTCAGCACGCATGACCGAGACAATGACGCATGTGGTAACTTCAACTGTGCAGAGAAGCACAGAAGTGGCTGGTGGCACTCGAATGATTGGTGCTCTTATTGTGAGAGTTATAGCTATTGCGATTATTTCCAATACAGCAGCAGCTGCAACTCAAGGTGTACTTCTGTAAACCTCAACGGTGTCTACAATGGAGGCAACGGGGAAATGATCTACTCTTATGGTCTAGCTTACTGCAACGTCCAATCTGTTGAGATGAAAATTCGACCAACCTATTGA
- the LOC139973883 gene encoding techylectin-5A-like translates to MILSNRTKAESGKTVQESEEPTTEVTSEPQGTTVDKTVQESEDPTNAVTTEPQGTTLGKTVQESEEPTTAVTSEPQGTTLDSHIERCPYDRSDGRSTCKRNCSVSQTCANSTTIEPEKCICPDSSSITQPGEDCIPLNQCRCYLEDVGFALSERETFLNPSCTSRVTCTDNGLIHKEYRCNEQATCEVRSGIGSCVCNEGFAGDGQSCMRIVTTHRKDCYEYYMDGMRADGVYPIYPTDWEETGFHVYCDMTTGGGGWTVIQRRSSNLTDFYRGWNAYKKGFGNLSANHWLGNDKIHILTNQKVYQLKVNIVSGSRTFALYSTFSIGDERDNYTLSLGTYTGNSGYDAMNWNSGKLFSTRDRDNDGRDGIHCSQRHQGGWWYGYKDGYEQPSCASWHIHGHYGLCSYSNLNGRYNENGNRSIFWWGHAGNDCGVSGTTMEIRPLQ, encoded by the exons atgatcctctccaatcgCACCAAGGCAGAATCTG GTAAGACAGTGCAAGAATCAGAGGAACCAACTACTGAAGTCACTTCTGAACCACAAGGCACGACAGTAG ATAAGACAGTGCAAGAATCTGAGGATCCAACTAATGCAGTCACTACTGAACCACAAGGCACGACTCTAG GTAAGACAGTGCAAGAATCAGAGGAGCCAACTACTGCAGTCACTTCTGAACCACAAGGCACGACTCTAG ACTCGCATATTGAACGGTGCCCATACGATAGGAGTGATGGGAGAAGTACTTGCAAGAGAAATTGCTCCGTCTCACAAACATGTGCTAATTCAACTACCATTGAACCAGAGAAATGCATCTGCCCTGACAGTTCTAGCATTACCCAGCCTGGAGAAGACTGTATACCTCTGAACCAATGTCGATGTTATCTCGAAGATGTTGGATTTGCACTCAGT GAGAGGGAAACGTTCCTCAACCCTAGCTGTACCTCTCGAGTAACCTGTACCGACAATGGTCTCATTCATAAGGAGTACCGATGTAATGAGCAGGCAACTTGTGAAGTTAGATCGGGTATCGGTAGTTGTGTTTGTAACGAAGGGTTCGCTGGAGATGGACAAAGCTGCATGCGTATCGTTACCACACATCGGAAGGATTGTTATGAGTATTATATGGATGGGATGCGGGCTGACGGGGTGTATCCGATATATCCCACAGACTGGGAGGAAACCGGCTTTCATGTGTATTGCGACATGACAACAGGCGGTGGAGGATGGACG gttattcaACGAAGGAGCTCGAACTTAACGGATTTCTATCGCGGTTGGAATGCTTACAAAAAAGGTTTTGGAAATCTAAGTGCCAATCACTGGCTTGGTAACGATAAAATACACATCCTTACAAATCAAAAAGTCTACCAGCTTAAAGTGAACATAGTCTCAGGTTCTCGGACCTTCGCCCTTTATAGCACATTCAGCATCGGTGACGAGAGGGACAACTATACATTATCTCTGGGAACTTACACAGGAAATTCTG GTTATGATGCCATGAATTGGAACTCTGGGAAACTTTTCAGTACCCGCGACAGAGACAACGATGGCCGGGATGGCATACATTGTTCACAGAGACACCAAGGTGGCTGGTGGTACGGCTATAAGGATGGCTATGAACAACCTTCATGCGCGAGTTGGCACATACATGGACACTACGGCCTTTGCAGTTACTCCAATCTCAACGGACGTTACAATGAAAACGGTAACAGGAGCATCTTCTGGTGGGGTCATGCTGGGAACGATTGCGGTGTGAGCGGTACAACCATGGAAATTCGACCACTTCAATAG
- the LOC139974170 gene encoding uncharacterized protein isoform X1, with protein sequence MKPFTIIAAMVCGIYLLLEWTEGRKVCYYTTTIDETGATKWTRDKGDCDVIKFGGVKTTATPFTGKTVQESEEPTTAVTTEPQGSTLAKTMQESEEPTTAVTTEPQGSTLAKTMQESEEPTTAVTTEPQGTTLGKTGQESEEPTTAVTTEPQGSTLGKTVQESEEPTNAFTTEPQGTTLGSSIYTCPPNMIYGNCTCEATCEDPRGESACNSTCLGSTGCTCKAGLMLNGSDCISASRCSCFVTEANLVISNGKTYVNDDCTQKCSCSNNRLICEDDYSCSNNAVCDVQNEVRQCYCNEGYEGDGETCVSLPYRDCQDVYDDGHRQDGVYKIMPNGWPGLLFDVSCKMENDGGWTVFQRRTDGSTSFYQNWAAYKDGFGDSRNLWLGNEKLHYLTNQRNYTLRFDITTSSGSAKYAEYTEFQVESESNKYRMNKLGNHSGNTGGDLYRNRGNQFSTHDRDNDACGNFNCAEKHRSGWWHSNDWCSYCESYSYCDYFQYSSSCNSRCTSVNLNGVYNGGNGEMIYSYGLAYCNVQSVEMKIRPTY encoded by the exons ATGAAGCCATTCACAATAATTGCTGCCATGGTTTGCGGAATTTATTTACTGCTCGAATGGACCGAGG GAAGAAAGGTTTGCTATTATACAACAACAATTGACGAGACTGGCGCTACAAAGTGGACCAGAGACAAAGGAgattgtgatgtcatcaaattTGGGGGTGTTAAGACTACCGCAACACCATTCACAG GTAAAACAGTGCAAGAATCTGAGGaaccaactactgcagtcaCTACTGAACCACAAGGCTCGACTCTAG CTAAGACAATGCAAGAATCAGAGGaaccaactactgcagtcaCTACTGAACCACAAGGCTCGACTCTAG CTAAGACAATGCAAGAATCAGAGGaaccaactactgcagtcaCTACTGAACCACAAGGCACGACTCTAG GTAAGACAGGGCAAGAATCAGAGGaaccaactactgcagtcaCTACTGAACCACAAGGCTCGACTCTAG GTAAGACAGTGCAAGAATCAGAGGAACCAACTAATGCATTCACTACCGAACCACAAGGCACGACTCTAG GTTCTTCGATATATACGTGTCCTCCGAACATGATCTATGGAAACTGCACTTGTGAAGCAACGTGTGAAGATCCCAGAGGAGAGTCTGCTTGTAACAGTACCTGTTTAGGTAGCACGGGTTGTACCTGCAAAGCTGGATTAATGCTGAATGGAAGTGACTGTATCAGTGCGAGTAGATGCAGCTGTTTCGTTACAGAGGCCAACTTGGTTATATCG aaTGGTAAAACATACGTTAACGATGACTGCACCCAGAAGTGTTCCTGTAGCAATAACCGACTGATCTGTGAAGATGACTACAGCTGTAGTAATAATGCTGTGTGTgatgtccagaatgaagtacgacagtgttattgtaatgaGGGATACGAAGGTGACGGTGAAACTTGTGTATCCTTGCCGTATAGAGACTGTCAGGATGTTTATGACGATGGACATAGGCAAGATGGCGTTTATAAAATCATGCCTAATGGATGGCCTGGTTTACTATTCGACGTATCTTGTAAAATGGAAAACGATGGAGGATGGACC GTGTTTCAACGTCGTACCGATGGCTCTACGagtttttatcaaaactggGCTGCGTACAAAGACGGGTTTGGTGACAGCAGGAACTTATGGCTAGGAAATGAAAAGCTTCATTACTTGACGAACCAGAGAAACTACACGCTTCGCTTTGACATCACTACTTCTAGTGGATCGGCTAAATATGCTGAGTATACAGAATTTCAAGTCGAGTCTGAAAGCAACAAGTACAGAATGAATAAACTGGGCAATCACAGTGGAAATACAG GTGGTGATCTCTATCGTAACAGAGGAAACCAATTCAGCACGCATGACCGAGACAATGACGCATGTGGTAACTTCAACTGTGCAGAGAAGCACAGAAGTGGCTGGTGGCACTCGAATGATTGGTGCTCTTATTGTGAGAGTTATAGCTATTGCGATTATTTCCAATACAGCAGCAGCTGCAACTCAAGGTGTACTTCTGTAAACCTCAACGGTGTCTACAATGGAGGCAACGGGGAAATGATCTACTCTTATGGTCTAGCTTACTGCAACGTCCAATCTGTTGAGATGAAAATTCGACCAACCTATTGA
- the LOC139974170 gene encoding uncharacterized protein isoform X2 yields MKPFTIIAAMVCGIYLLLEWTEGRKVCYYTTTIDETGATKWTRDKGDCDVIKFGGVKTTATPFTGKTVQESEEPTTAVTTEPQGSTLGKTVQESEEPTNAFTTEPQGTTLGSSIYTCPPNMIYGNCTCEATCEDPRGESACNSTCLGSTGCTCKAGLMLNGSDCISASRCSCFVTEANLVISNGKTYVNDDCTQKCSCSNNRLICEDDYSCSNNAVCDVQNEVRQCYCNEGYEGDGETCVSLPYRDCQDVYDDGHRQDGVYKIMPNGWPGLLFDVSCKMENDGGWTVFQRRTDGSTSFYQNWAAYKDGFGDSRNLWLGNEKLHYLTNQRNYTLRFDITTSSGSAKYAEYTEFQVESESNKYRMNKLGNHSGNTGGDLYRNRGNQFSTHDRDNDACGNFNCAEKHRSGWWHSNDWCSYCESYSYCDYFQYSSSCNSRCTSVNLNGVYNGGNGEMIYSYGLAYCNVQSVEMKIRPTY; encoded by the exons ATGAAGCCATTCACAATAATTGCTGCCATGGTTTGCGGAATTTATTTACTGCTCGAATGGACCGAGG GAAGAAAGGTTTGCTATTATACAACAACAATTGACGAGACTGGCGCTACAAAGTGGACCAGAGACAAAGGAgattgtgatgtcatcaaattTGGGGGTGTTAAGACTACCGCAACACCATTCACAG GTAAAACAGTGCAAGAATCTGAGGaaccaactactgcagtcaCTACTGAACCACAAGGCTCGACTCTAG GTAAGACAGTGCAAGAATCAGAGGAACCAACTAATGCATTCACTACCGAACCACAAGGCACGACTCTAG GTTCTTCGATATATACGTGTCCTCCGAACATGATCTATGGAAACTGCACTTGTGAAGCAACGTGTGAAGATCCCAGAGGAGAGTCTGCTTGTAACAGTACCTGTTTAGGTAGCACGGGTTGTACCTGCAAAGCTGGATTAATGCTGAATGGAAGTGACTGTATCAGTGCGAGTAGATGCAGCTGTTTCGTTACAGAGGCCAACTTGGTTATATCG aaTGGTAAAACATACGTTAACGATGACTGCACCCAGAAGTGTTCCTGTAGCAATAACCGACTGATCTGTGAAGATGACTACAGCTGTAGTAATAATGCTGTGTGTgatgtccagaatgaagtacgacagtgttattgtaatgaGGGATACGAAGGTGACGGTGAAACTTGTGTATCCTTGCCGTATAGAGACTGTCAGGATGTTTATGACGATGGACATAGGCAAGATGGCGTTTATAAAATCATGCCTAATGGATGGCCTGGTTTACTATTCGACGTATCTTGTAAAATGGAAAACGATGGAGGATGGACC GTGTTTCAACGTCGTACCGATGGCTCTACGagtttttatcaaaactggGCTGCGTACAAAGACGGGTTTGGTGACAGCAGGAACTTATGGCTAGGAAATGAAAAGCTTCATTACTTGACGAACCAGAGAAACTACACGCTTCGCTTTGACATCACTACTTCTAGTGGATCGGCTAAATATGCTGAGTATACAGAATTTCAAGTCGAGTCTGAAAGCAACAAGTACAGAATGAATAAACTGGGCAATCACAGTGGAAATACAG GTGGTGATCTCTATCGTAACAGAGGAAACCAATTCAGCACGCATGACCGAGACAATGACGCATGTGGTAACTTCAACTGTGCAGAGAAGCACAGAAGTGGCTGGTGGCACTCGAATGATTGGTGCTCTTATTGTGAGAGTTATAGCTATTGCGATTATTTCCAATACAGCAGCAGCTGCAACTCAAGGTGTACTTCTGTAAACCTCAACGGTGTCTACAATGGAGGCAACGGGGAAATGATCTACTCTTATGGTCTAGCTTACTGCAACGTCCAATCTGTTGAGATGAAAATTCGACCAACCTATTGA